A DNA window from Dunckerocampus dactyliophorus isolate RoL2022-P2 chromosome 17, RoL_Ddac_1.1, whole genome shotgun sequence contains the following coding sequences:
- the LOC129169640 gene encoding histone H2A-like produces MSGRGKTGGKARAKAKTRSSRAGLQFPVGRVHRLLRKGNYGERIGAGAPVYLAAVLEYLTAEILELAGNAARDNKKTRIIPRHLQLAVRNDEELNKLLGGVTIAQGGVLPNIQAVLLPKKTEKPPKK; encoded by the coding sequence ATGTCTGGACGAGGCAAAACTGGCGGCAAGGCCAGAGCTAAGGCCAAGACCAGGTCTTCCCGTGCTGGGCTGCAGTTCCCAGTTGGTCGTGTCCACAGGCTGCTGCGAAAAGGCAACTACGGCGAGCGTATCGGTGCCGGCGCCCCAGTCTACCTGGCTGCCGTGCTCGAGTACCTGACAGCTGAGATTCTGGAGTTGGCTGGAAACGCAGCCCGCGACAACAAGAAGACTAGAATTATCCCCCGTCATCTGCAGTTGGCCGTCCGTAATGATGAGGAGCTTAACAAACTCCTCGGGGGCGTGACAATTGCTCAGGGTGGTGTCTTGCCTAACATCCAGGCTGTTCTGCTGCCCAAGAAAACCGAGAAGCCCCCCAAGAAGTAA